The Arachis hypogaea cultivar Tifrunner chromosome 14, arahy.Tifrunner.gnm2.J5K5, whole genome shotgun sequence genome has a segment encoding these proteins:
- the LOC112798125 gene encoding ACT domain-containing protein ACR4-like isoform X2 yields MDFRYFSMPTDDEFEKLLIRMNPPRVTVDNSSSKTATLIKVDGANRCGILLKMVQTLIDMNIIINRAYISSDGEWFMDAAFGFQALRRSIGVEVESVLEHTTIELTGKDRPGLLSEIFAILADLKCNVLAAEVWTHNSRMASVLYITDEATKLPINNPEHLAKIKQLLFYVLRGDIENKSGGVDANTAVVSVGSTHKERRLHQMMYANRDYDTCDEDCNGSTSDESNKKKPIVTVDYCADKVYTVVNLRCLDRPKLLFDAVCTLTDMQYVVYHGTAIAEGPEAYQEYYIRHIDGYPISSEAERQRVIHCLEAAIKRRTSEGIQLEFCCEDRVGLLSDVTRIFRENGFSVIRAEVTTRDCKAMNVFYVADAYGAPVKTETIEAVRKEIGFTILHVKNNDNNNNVMNVFSSSKDTTPQESGRFSLSNLFKMRSVKFFCKSFMGSFS; encoded by the exons ATGGATTTTCGGTACTTTTCTATGCCTACGGACGATGAATTTGAGAAGCTTCTCATTCGGATGAATCCTCCAAG agTAACTGTGGACAACAGTTCTAGCAAAACAGCCACATTGATAAAG gttgatggtGCAAATAGGTGTGGGATATTATTGAAGATGGTTCAAACTCTGATTGATATGAACATCATTATAAATAGAGCTTACATTTCCTCTGATGGAGAATGGTTTATGGATG CAGCCTTTGGTTTCCAAGCTCTTAGGAGATCCATTGGAGTTGAAGTTGAATCCGTTTTAGAACACACAACAATCGAATTAACCGGAAAAGACCGGCCGGGACTACTCTCGGAGATTTTCGCCATCCTGGCAGACCTTAAATGCAATGTGTTAGCAGCAGAAGTATGGACACACAATTCAAGAATGGCATCAGTTCTTTACATAACTGATGAGGCAACAAAGTTGCCAATCAACAATCCTGAACATCTTGCAAAGATCAAGCAGCTCTTGTTCTATGTTCTTAGAGGGGACATAGAAAACAAGAGTGGTGGTGTTGATGCCAACACTGCTGTTGTCTCTGTTGGATCAACTCACAAGGAAAGGAGGCTGCACCAGATGATGTATGCTAATCGAGATTACGACACGTGTGATGAGGATTGTAATGGATCAACAAGTGATGAGAGTAACAAGAAGAAACCAATTGTGACTGTTGATTATTGTGCTGATAAAGTTTACACGGTTGTGAACTTGAGGTGCCTTGATAGGCCAAAGTTGCTCTTTGATGCTGTTTGCACTCTCACTGATATGCAGTATGTTGTTTACCATGGAACTGCCATTGCTGAAGGACCAGAGGCATATCAG GAATATTATATAAGGCATATAGATGGATATCCAATCAGCTCTGAAGCAGAAAGGCAAAGAGTGATTCATTGCTTGGAAGCTGCTATTAAAAGAAGAACTTCTGAA GGCATACAACTAGAATTTTGTTGTGAAGATAGAGTTGGGCTTCTCTCAGATGTAACTCGAATATTCAGAGAGAATGGATTTTCAGTAATTCGTGCTGAAGTTACAACAAGAGATTGTAAAGCCATGAATGTGTTCTATGTTGCTGATGCATATGGTGCTCCTGTTAAGACTGAAACAATTGAAGCTGTTAGAAAAGAAATTGGCTTCACCATACTTCATGTCAAGAATAATGATAACAATAACAATGTAATGAATGTATTCTCATCATCAAAGGATACAACACCCCAAGAGAGTGGAAGATTTTCTTtgtctaatctttttaaaatgaGGTCTGTCAAGTTCTTCTGCAAAAGCTTTATGGGGTCTTTTTCTTGA
- the LOC112798125 gene encoding ACT domain-containing protein ACR4-like isoform X1 encodes MDFRYFSMPTDDEFEKLLIRMNPPRVTVDNSSSKTATLIKVDGANRCGILLKMVQTLIDMNIIINRAYISSDGEWFMDVFHCTDQNGNKLLEDNLADRIQQSLGPAAFGFQALRRSIGVEVESVLEHTTIELTGKDRPGLLSEIFAILADLKCNVLAAEVWTHNSRMASVLYITDEATKLPINNPEHLAKIKQLLFYVLRGDIENKSGGVDANTAVVSVGSTHKERRLHQMMYANRDYDTCDEDCNGSTSDESNKKKPIVTVDYCADKVYTVVNLRCLDRPKLLFDAVCTLTDMQYVVYHGTAIAEGPEAYQEYYIRHIDGYPISSEAERQRVIHCLEAAIKRRTSEGIQLEFCCEDRVGLLSDVTRIFRENGFSVIRAEVTTRDCKAMNVFYVADAYGAPVKTETIEAVRKEIGFTILHVKNNDNNNNVMNVFSSSKDTTPQESGRFSLSNLFKMRSVKFFCKSFMGSFS; translated from the exons ATGGATTTTCGGTACTTTTCTATGCCTACGGACGATGAATTTGAGAAGCTTCTCATTCGGATGAATCCTCCAAG agTAACTGTGGACAACAGTTCTAGCAAAACAGCCACATTGATAAAG gttgatggtGCAAATAGGTGTGGGATATTATTGAAGATGGTTCAAACTCTGATTGATATGAACATCATTATAAATAGAGCTTACATTTCCTCTGATGGAGAATGGTTTATGGATG TGTTTCATTGTACGGATCAAAATGGGAATAAGCTTCTTGAAGATAATTTAGCCGACAGAATTCAACAG TCACTTGGTCCAGCAGCCTTTGGTTTCCAAGCTCTTAGGAGATCCATTGGAGTTGAAGTTGAATCCGTTTTAGAACACACAACAATCGAATTAACCGGAAAAGACCGGCCGGGACTACTCTCGGAGATTTTCGCCATCCTGGCAGACCTTAAATGCAATGTGTTAGCAGCAGAAGTATGGACACACAATTCAAGAATGGCATCAGTTCTTTACATAACTGATGAGGCAACAAAGTTGCCAATCAACAATCCTGAACATCTTGCAAAGATCAAGCAGCTCTTGTTCTATGTTCTTAGAGGGGACATAGAAAACAAGAGTGGTGGTGTTGATGCCAACACTGCTGTTGTCTCTGTTGGATCAACTCACAAGGAAAGGAGGCTGCACCAGATGATGTATGCTAATCGAGATTACGACACGTGTGATGAGGATTGTAATGGATCAACAAGTGATGAGAGTAACAAGAAGAAACCAATTGTGACTGTTGATTATTGTGCTGATAAAGTTTACACGGTTGTGAACTTGAGGTGCCTTGATAGGCCAAAGTTGCTCTTTGATGCTGTTTGCACTCTCACTGATATGCAGTATGTTGTTTACCATGGAACTGCCATTGCTGAAGGACCAGAGGCATATCAG GAATATTATATAAGGCATATAGATGGATATCCAATCAGCTCTGAAGCAGAAAGGCAAAGAGTGATTCATTGCTTGGAAGCTGCTATTAAAAGAAGAACTTCTGAA GGCATACAACTAGAATTTTGTTGTGAAGATAGAGTTGGGCTTCTCTCAGATGTAACTCGAATATTCAGAGAGAATGGATTTTCAGTAATTCGTGCTGAAGTTACAACAAGAGATTGTAAAGCCATGAATGTGTTCTATGTTGCTGATGCATATGGTGCTCCTGTTAAGACTGAAACAATTGAAGCTGTTAGAAAAGAAATTGGCTTCACCATACTTCATGTCAAGAATAATGATAACAATAACAATGTAATGAATGTATTCTCATCATCAAAGGATACAACACCCCAAGAGAGTGGAAGATTTTCTTtgtctaatctttttaaaatgaGGTCTGTCAAGTTCTTCTGCAAAAGCTTTATGGGGTCTTTTTCTTGA
- the LOC112798123 gene encoding glucose-6-phosphate 1-dehydrogenase 2, chloroplastic-like isoform X3, whose protein sequence is MNVGAATAAAVPVDIDTTQKLLNSELLSFTSAEESRAEASSYNNGNESVSITVVGASGDLAKKKIFPALFALYYEDCLPKHFTIFGYARSKMTDAELRTMVSKTLTCRIDKRENCGEKMDEFLKRCFYHSGQYDSQENFAALDKKLKEHENGKASNRLFYLSIPPNIFIDAVKCASSSASSGNGWTRVIVEKPFGRDSESSAALTKSLKQYLREDQIFRIDHYLGKELVENLSVLRFSNLIFEPLWSRQYIRNVQFIFSEDFGTEGRGGYFDNYGIIRDIMQNHLLQILALFAMETPVSLDAEDIRNEKVKVLRSMRPLELGTMVIGQYKSHTKGGVTYPAYTDDKTVPKDSLTPTFAAAALFIDNARWDGVPFLMKAGKALHKKGAEIRVQFRHVPGNLYNRTFGTDLDRATNELVIRVQPDEAIYLKINNKVPGLGMKLDRSHLNLHYAARYSKEIPDAYERLLLDAIEGERRLFIRSDELDAAWSLFTPVLKELEEKRVVPEYYPYGSRGPVGAHYLAARYNVRWGDLGIDMDQ, encoded by the exons ATGAATGTAGGTGCTGCCACAGCTGCCGCAGTCCCTGTTGATATTGACACTACTCAGAAGCTTTTGAATTCTGAATTATTGTCATTTACCTCGGCGGAGGAGTCTCGAGCTGAAGCCAGCTCTTACAACAATGGGAACGAGTCTGTTAGTATTACTGTCGTTGGAGCCTCTGGAGACCTTGCTAAGAAGAAGATATTTCCGGCCCTCTTTGCACTTTACTATGAGGATTGTCTTCCTAAG CACTTCACCATCTTTGGTTATGCTCGAAGTAAGATGACTGATGCTGAACTGAGAACCATGGTTAGCAAGACTCTCACTTGTAGAATTGATAAGAG AGAGAACTGCGGTGAAAAGATGGATGAGTTTCTTAAGAGATGCTTCTACCATTCTGGTCAGTATGACTCTCAGGAAAACTTTGCAGCGCTGGACAAGAAGCTTAAGGAACATGAG AATGGGAAAGCTTCTAATCGCCTGTTCTATCTATCAATTCCTCCAAACATATTCATAGATGCTGTAAAATGTGCCAGTTCATCAGCATCTTCTGGTAATGGTTGGACAAGAGTCATTGTTGAGAAGCCTTTTGGTCGAGATTCAGAATCTTCAGCTGCTTTAACAAAATCGCTCAAGCAGTATCTTCGTGAGGATCAAATTTTCAG GATTGACCACTACCTGGGGAAAGAGCTTGTGGAAAATCTATCTGTTCTCAGATTTTCAAATCTCATTTTTGAACCATTATGGTCAAGGCAGTACATAAGAAATGTACAGTTCATATTCTCAGAAGATTTTGGCACTGAAGGGCGTGGAGG GTACTTTGACAATTATGGTATCATAAGAGATATTATGCAGAATCACTTACTTCAAATACTAGCCCTCTTTGCAATGGAAACCCCTGTTAGTTTGGATGCAGAGGATATTAGAAATGAAAAG GTTAAAGTTCTTCGTTCAATGAGACCATTGGAACTTGGGACTATGGTTATAGGGCAGTACAAGAGTCACACCAAAGGAGGTGTTACATATCCAGCATACACGGATGACAAAACTGTACCGAAGGACAGCTTAACTCCAACATTTGCTGCAGCTGCCCTTTTCATAGATAACGCAAGATGGGACGGAGTGCCTTTTCTGATGAAGGCTGGGAAAGCATTACACAAAAAGGG AGCTGAGATACGGGTACAGTTCAGGCATGTGCCAGGCAACTTGTACAATCGGACTTTTGGGACTGATCTTGATCGGGCCACGAATGAACTTGTTATAAGAGTACAGCCTGATGAAGCTATTTATTTGAAGATCAACAACAAAGTTCCAGGTCTAGGAATGAAATTGGACCGCAGTCATCTGAATCTGCACTATGCAGCAAG ataTTCGAAGGAGATTCCAGATGCATATGAGAGGCTACTTCTGGATGCCATCGAAGGAGAAAGAAGACTCTTTATACGCAGCGATGAGCTCGATGCTGCATGGTCACTCTTTACACCTGTATTGAAGGAGCTAGAAGAGAAACGGGTAGTTCCAGAGTACTATCCTTATGGTAGTCGGGGTCCGGTTGGCGCTCACTATCTTGCCGCCCGATACAATGTCCGGTGGGGTGACCTTGGGATAGACATGGATCAATGA
- the LOC112798123 gene encoding glucose-6-phosphate 1-dehydrogenase 2, chloroplastic-like isoform X2, whose translation MHMNVGAATAAAVPVDIDTTQKLLNSELLSFTSAEESRAEASSYNNGNESVSITVVGASGDLAKKKIFPALFALYYEDCLPKHFTIFGYARSKMTDAELRTMVSKTLTCRIDKRENCGEKMDEFLKRCFYHSGQYDSQENFAALDKKLKEHENGKASNRLFYLSIPPNIFIDAVKCASSSASSGNGWTRVIVEKPFGRDSESSAALTKSLKQYLREDQIFRIDHYLGKELVENLSVLRFSNLIFEPLWSRQYIRNVQFIFSEDFGTEGRGGYFDNYGIIRDIMQNHLLQILALFAMETPVSLDAEDIRNEKVKVLRSMRPLELGTMVIGQYKSHTKGGVTYPAYTDDKTVPKDSLTPTFAAAALFIDNARWDGVPFLMKAGKALHKKGAEIRVQFRHVPGNLYNRTFGTDLDRATNELVIRVQPDEAIYLKINNKVPGLGMKLDRSHLNLHYAARYSKEIPDAYERLLLDAIEGERRLFIRSDELDAAWSLFTPVLKELEEKRVVPEYYPYGSRGPVGAHYLAARYNVRWGDLGIDMDQ comes from the exons ATG CACATGAATGTAGGTGCTGCCACAGCTGCCGCAGTCCCTGTTGATATTGACACTACTCAGAAGCTTTTGAATTCTGAATTATTGTCATTTACCTCGGCGGAGGAGTCTCGAGCTGAAGCCAGCTCTTACAACAATGGGAACGAGTCTGTTAGTATTACTGTCGTTGGAGCCTCTGGAGACCTTGCTAAGAAGAAGATATTTCCGGCCCTCTTTGCACTTTACTATGAGGATTGTCTTCCTAAG CACTTCACCATCTTTGGTTATGCTCGAAGTAAGATGACTGATGCTGAACTGAGAACCATGGTTAGCAAGACTCTCACTTGTAGAATTGATAAGAG AGAGAACTGCGGTGAAAAGATGGATGAGTTTCTTAAGAGATGCTTCTACCATTCTGGTCAGTATGACTCTCAGGAAAACTTTGCAGCGCTGGACAAGAAGCTTAAGGAACATGAG AATGGGAAAGCTTCTAATCGCCTGTTCTATCTATCAATTCCTCCAAACATATTCATAGATGCTGTAAAATGTGCCAGTTCATCAGCATCTTCTGGTAATGGTTGGACAAGAGTCATTGTTGAGAAGCCTTTTGGTCGAGATTCAGAATCTTCAGCTGCTTTAACAAAATCGCTCAAGCAGTATCTTCGTGAGGATCAAATTTTCAG GATTGACCACTACCTGGGGAAAGAGCTTGTGGAAAATCTATCTGTTCTCAGATTTTCAAATCTCATTTTTGAACCATTATGGTCAAGGCAGTACATAAGAAATGTACAGTTCATATTCTCAGAAGATTTTGGCACTGAAGGGCGTGGAGG GTACTTTGACAATTATGGTATCATAAGAGATATTATGCAGAATCACTTACTTCAAATACTAGCCCTCTTTGCAATGGAAACCCCTGTTAGTTTGGATGCAGAGGATATTAGAAATGAAAAG GTTAAAGTTCTTCGTTCAATGAGACCATTGGAACTTGGGACTATGGTTATAGGGCAGTACAAGAGTCACACCAAAGGAGGTGTTACATATCCAGCATACACGGATGACAAAACTGTACCGAAGGACAGCTTAACTCCAACATTTGCTGCAGCTGCCCTTTTCATAGATAACGCAAGATGGGACGGAGTGCCTTTTCTGATGAAGGCTGGGAAAGCATTACACAAAAAGGG AGCTGAGATACGGGTACAGTTCAGGCATGTGCCAGGCAACTTGTACAATCGGACTTTTGGGACTGATCTTGATCGGGCCACGAATGAACTTGTTATAAGAGTACAGCCTGATGAAGCTATTTATTTGAAGATCAACAACAAAGTTCCAGGTCTAGGAATGAAATTGGACCGCAGTCATCTGAATCTGCACTATGCAGCAAG ataTTCGAAGGAGATTCCAGATGCATATGAGAGGCTACTTCTGGATGCCATCGAAGGAGAAAGAAGACTCTTTATACGCAGCGATGAGCTCGATGCTGCATGGTCACTCTTTACACCTGTATTGAAGGAGCTAGAAGAGAAACGGGTAGTTCCAGAGTACTATCCTTATGGTAGTCGGGGTCCGGTTGGCGCTCACTATCTTGCCGCCCGATACAATGTCCGGTGGGGTGACCTTGGGATAGACATGGATCAATGA
- the LOC112798123 gene encoding glucose-6-phosphate 1-dehydrogenase 2, chloroplastic-like isoform X1, with translation MATICSTHCRSYPSLQPVSSPSSKLGHVPQHVTLSSSASKRFLAAKVSLKSQSDSNEVAVHTHQPQQSDGAATAAAVPVDIDTTQKLLNSELLSFTSAEESRAEASSYNNGNESVSITVVGASGDLAKKKIFPALFALYYEDCLPKHFTIFGYARSKMTDAELRTMVSKTLTCRIDKRENCGEKMDEFLKRCFYHSGQYDSQENFAALDKKLKEHENGKASNRLFYLSIPPNIFIDAVKCASSSASSGNGWTRVIVEKPFGRDSESSAALTKSLKQYLREDQIFRIDHYLGKELVENLSVLRFSNLIFEPLWSRQYIRNVQFIFSEDFGTEGRGGYFDNYGIIRDIMQNHLLQILALFAMETPVSLDAEDIRNEKVKVLRSMRPLELGTMVIGQYKSHTKGGVTYPAYTDDKTVPKDSLTPTFAAAALFIDNARWDGVPFLMKAGKALHKKGAEIRVQFRHVPGNLYNRTFGTDLDRATNELVIRVQPDEAIYLKINNKVPGLGMKLDRSHLNLHYAARYSKEIPDAYERLLLDAIEGERRLFIRSDELDAAWSLFTPVLKELEEKRVVPEYYPYGSRGPVGAHYLAARYNVRWGDLGIDMDQ, from the exons ATGGCTACCATCTGTTCGACGCATTGCCGCTCATACCCTTCGCTGCAACCTGTTTCTTCGCCATCGTCTAAGCTCGGTCACGTGCCGCAGCACGTGACCCTGTCGTCTTCCGCATCGAAGCGGTTCCTTGCAGCTAAGGTGTCCCTGAAATCTCAGTCAGATTCCAACGAGGTTGCCGTTCACACCCACCAGCCACAACAAAGCGATG GTGCTGCCACAGCTGCCGCAGTCCCTGTTGATATTGACACTACTCAGAAGCTTTTGAATTCTGAATTATTGTCATTTACCTCGGCGGAGGAGTCTCGAGCTGAAGCCAGCTCTTACAACAATGGGAACGAGTCTGTTAGTATTACTGTCGTTGGAGCCTCTGGAGACCTTGCTAAGAAGAAGATATTTCCGGCCCTCTTTGCACTTTACTATGAGGATTGTCTTCCTAAG CACTTCACCATCTTTGGTTATGCTCGAAGTAAGATGACTGATGCTGAACTGAGAACCATGGTTAGCAAGACTCTCACTTGTAGAATTGATAAGAG AGAGAACTGCGGTGAAAAGATGGATGAGTTTCTTAAGAGATGCTTCTACCATTCTGGTCAGTATGACTCTCAGGAAAACTTTGCAGCGCTGGACAAGAAGCTTAAGGAACATGAG AATGGGAAAGCTTCTAATCGCCTGTTCTATCTATCAATTCCTCCAAACATATTCATAGATGCTGTAAAATGTGCCAGTTCATCAGCATCTTCTGGTAATGGTTGGACAAGAGTCATTGTTGAGAAGCCTTTTGGTCGAGATTCAGAATCTTCAGCTGCTTTAACAAAATCGCTCAAGCAGTATCTTCGTGAGGATCAAATTTTCAG GATTGACCACTACCTGGGGAAAGAGCTTGTGGAAAATCTATCTGTTCTCAGATTTTCAAATCTCATTTTTGAACCATTATGGTCAAGGCAGTACATAAGAAATGTACAGTTCATATTCTCAGAAGATTTTGGCACTGAAGGGCGTGGAGG GTACTTTGACAATTATGGTATCATAAGAGATATTATGCAGAATCACTTACTTCAAATACTAGCCCTCTTTGCAATGGAAACCCCTGTTAGTTTGGATGCAGAGGATATTAGAAATGAAAAG GTTAAAGTTCTTCGTTCAATGAGACCATTGGAACTTGGGACTATGGTTATAGGGCAGTACAAGAGTCACACCAAAGGAGGTGTTACATATCCAGCATACACGGATGACAAAACTGTACCGAAGGACAGCTTAACTCCAACATTTGCTGCAGCTGCCCTTTTCATAGATAACGCAAGATGGGACGGAGTGCCTTTTCTGATGAAGGCTGGGAAAGCATTACACAAAAAGGG AGCTGAGATACGGGTACAGTTCAGGCATGTGCCAGGCAACTTGTACAATCGGACTTTTGGGACTGATCTTGATCGGGCCACGAATGAACTTGTTATAAGAGTACAGCCTGATGAAGCTATTTATTTGAAGATCAACAACAAAGTTCCAGGTCTAGGAATGAAATTGGACCGCAGTCATCTGAATCTGCACTATGCAGCAAG ataTTCGAAGGAGATTCCAGATGCATATGAGAGGCTACTTCTGGATGCCATCGAAGGAGAAAGAAGACTCTTTATACGCAGCGATGAGCTCGATGCTGCATGGTCACTCTTTACACCTGTATTGAAGGAGCTAGAAGAGAAACGGGTAGTTCCAGAGTACTATCCTTATGGTAGTCGGGGTCCGGTTGGCGCTCACTATCTTGCCGCCCGATACAATGTCCGGTGGGGTGACCTTGGGATAGACATGGATCAATGA
- the LOC112798125 gene encoding ACT domain-containing protein ACR4-like isoform X3 encodes MDFRYFSMPTDDEFEKLLIRMNPPRVTVDNSSSKTATLIKVDGANRCGILLKMVQTLIDMNIIINRAYISSDGEWFMDAFGFQALRRSIGVEVESVLEHTTIELTGKDRPGLLSEIFAILADLKCNVLAAEVWTHNSRMASVLYITDEATKLPINNPEHLAKIKQLLFYVLRGDIENKSGGVDANTAVVSVGSTHKERRLHQMMYANRDYDTCDEDCNGSTSDESNKKKPIVTVDYCADKVYTVVNLRCLDRPKLLFDAVCTLTDMQYVVYHGTAIAEGPEAYQEYYIRHIDGYPISSEAERQRVIHCLEAAIKRRTSEGIQLEFCCEDRVGLLSDVTRIFRENGFSVIRAEVTTRDCKAMNVFYVADAYGAPVKTETIEAVRKEIGFTILHVKNNDNNNNVMNVFSSSKDTTPQESGRFSLSNLFKMRSVKFFCKSFMGSFS; translated from the exons ATGGATTTTCGGTACTTTTCTATGCCTACGGACGATGAATTTGAGAAGCTTCTCATTCGGATGAATCCTCCAAG agTAACTGTGGACAACAGTTCTAGCAAAACAGCCACATTGATAAAG gttgatggtGCAAATAGGTGTGGGATATTATTGAAGATGGTTCAAACTCTGATTGATATGAACATCATTATAAATAGAGCTTACATTTCCTCTGATGGAGAATGGTTTATGGATG CCTTTGGTTTCCAAGCTCTTAGGAGATCCATTGGAGTTGAAGTTGAATCCGTTTTAGAACACACAACAATCGAATTAACCGGAAAAGACCGGCCGGGACTACTCTCGGAGATTTTCGCCATCCTGGCAGACCTTAAATGCAATGTGTTAGCAGCAGAAGTATGGACACACAATTCAAGAATGGCATCAGTTCTTTACATAACTGATGAGGCAACAAAGTTGCCAATCAACAATCCTGAACATCTTGCAAAGATCAAGCAGCTCTTGTTCTATGTTCTTAGAGGGGACATAGAAAACAAGAGTGGTGGTGTTGATGCCAACACTGCTGTTGTCTCTGTTGGATCAACTCACAAGGAAAGGAGGCTGCACCAGATGATGTATGCTAATCGAGATTACGACACGTGTGATGAGGATTGTAATGGATCAACAAGTGATGAGAGTAACAAGAAGAAACCAATTGTGACTGTTGATTATTGTGCTGATAAAGTTTACACGGTTGTGAACTTGAGGTGCCTTGATAGGCCAAAGTTGCTCTTTGATGCTGTTTGCACTCTCACTGATATGCAGTATGTTGTTTACCATGGAACTGCCATTGCTGAAGGACCAGAGGCATATCAG GAATATTATATAAGGCATATAGATGGATATCCAATCAGCTCTGAAGCAGAAAGGCAAAGAGTGATTCATTGCTTGGAAGCTGCTATTAAAAGAAGAACTTCTGAA GGCATACAACTAGAATTTTGTTGTGAAGATAGAGTTGGGCTTCTCTCAGATGTAACTCGAATATTCAGAGAGAATGGATTTTCAGTAATTCGTGCTGAAGTTACAACAAGAGATTGTAAAGCCATGAATGTGTTCTATGTTGCTGATGCATATGGTGCTCCTGTTAAGACTGAAACAATTGAAGCTGTTAGAAAAGAAATTGGCTTCACCATACTTCATGTCAAGAATAATGATAACAATAACAATGTAATGAATGTATTCTCATCATCAAAGGATACAACACCCCAAGAGAGTGGAAGATTTTCTTtgtctaatctttttaaaatgaGGTCTGTCAAGTTCTTCTGCAAAAGCTTTATGGGGTCTTTTTCTTGA
- the LOC112798125 gene encoding ACT domain-containing protein ACR4-like isoform X4, with the protein MENGLWMSLGPAAFGFQALRRSIGVEVESVLEHTTIELTGKDRPGLLSEIFAILADLKCNVLAAEVWTHNSRMASVLYITDEATKLPINNPEHLAKIKQLLFYVLRGDIENKSGGVDANTAVVSVGSTHKERRLHQMMYANRDYDTCDEDCNGSTSDESNKKKPIVTVDYCADKVYTVVNLRCLDRPKLLFDAVCTLTDMQYVVYHGTAIAEGPEAYQEYYIRHIDGYPISSEAERQRVIHCLEAAIKRRTSEGIQLEFCCEDRVGLLSDVTRIFRENGFSVIRAEVTTRDCKAMNVFYVADAYGAPVKTETIEAVRKEIGFTILHVKNNDNNNNVMNVFSSSKDTTPQESGRFSLSNLFKMRSVKFFCKSFMGSFS; encoded by the exons ATGGAGAATGGTTTATGGATG TCACTTGGTCCAGCAGCCTTTGGTTTCCAAGCTCTTAGGAGATCCATTGGAGTTGAAGTTGAATCCGTTTTAGAACACACAACAATCGAATTAACCGGAAAAGACCGGCCGGGACTACTCTCGGAGATTTTCGCCATCCTGGCAGACCTTAAATGCAATGTGTTAGCAGCAGAAGTATGGACACACAATTCAAGAATGGCATCAGTTCTTTACATAACTGATGAGGCAACAAAGTTGCCAATCAACAATCCTGAACATCTTGCAAAGATCAAGCAGCTCTTGTTCTATGTTCTTAGAGGGGACATAGAAAACAAGAGTGGTGGTGTTGATGCCAACACTGCTGTTGTCTCTGTTGGATCAACTCACAAGGAAAGGAGGCTGCACCAGATGATGTATGCTAATCGAGATTACGACACGTGTGATGAGGATTGTAATGGATCAACAAGTGATGAGAGTAACAAGAAGAAACCAATTGTGACTGTTGATTATTGTGCTGATAAAGTTTACACGGTTGTGAACTTGAGGTGCCTTGATAGGCCAAAGTTGCTCTTTGATGCTGTTTGCACTCTCACTGATATGCAGTATGTTGTTTACCATGGAACTGCCATTGCTGAAGGACCAGAGGCATATCAG GAATATTATATAAGGCATATAGATGGATATCCAATCAGCTCTGAAGCAGAAAGGCAAAGAGTGATTCATTGCTTGGAAGCTGCTATTAAAAGAAGAACTTCTGAA GGCATACAACTAGAATTTTGTTGTGAAGATAGAGTTGGGCTTCTCTCAGATGTAACTCGAATATTCAGAGAGAATGGATTTTCAGTAATTCGTGCTGAAGTTACAACAAGAGATTGTAAAGCCATGAATGTGTTCTATGTTGCTGATGCATATGGTGCTCCTGTTAAGACTGAAACAATTGAAGCTGTTAGAAAAGAAATTGGCTTCACCATACTTCATGTCAAGAATAATGATAACAATAACAATGTAATGAATGTATTCTCATCATCAAAGGATACAACACCCCAAGAGAGTGGAAGATTTTCTTtgtctaatctttttaaaatgaGGTCTGTCAAGTTCTTCTGCAAAAGCTTTATGGGGTCTTTTTCTTGA